A genomic region of Sideroxydans sp. CL21 contains the following coding sequences:
- the gmhB gene encoding D-glycero-beta-D-manno-heptose 1,7-bisphosphate 7-phosphatase produces MSKLIILDRDGVINFDSDQFIKNPDEWKPIPGSLEAIARLTQADYRVVVATNQSGIGRGLFDMPTLNAIHDKMHKACAQLGGRIDAVFFCPHTNDANCGCRKPKSGMLEEIAARYGVSLKGVPAVGDSLRDLEAAARIEAQPILVLTGKGGKTQAKGCLPEGTLIYPDLAAVVATLV; encoded by the coding sequence ATGAGCAAACTCATCATTCTCGACCGCGACGGCGTCATCAATTTCGACTCCGACCAGTTCATCAAGAATCCGGACGAATGGAAGCCCATTCCCGGCAGCCTGGAAGCGATCGCGCGCCTGACCCAGGCCGATTATCGCGTGGTGGTGGCGACCAACCAGTCCGGCATCGGGCGCGGTCTGTTCGACATGCCGACGCTGAACGCCATCCACGACAAGATGCACAAGGCGTGCGCGCAATTGGGCGGACGCATCGATGCGGTGTTTTTTTGCCCACATACCAATGATGCAAATTGCGGTTGCCGCAAGCCCAAGAGCGGCATGCTCGAAGAGATCGCCGCGCGTTACGGTGTCAGCCTGAAAGGTGTACCCGCGGTGGGCGATTCGTTGCGTGATCTGGAAGCGGCGGCGCGCATCGAAGCGCAGCCTATTCTCGTGCTCACGGGCAAGGGCGGCAAGACACAGGCCAAAGGCTGTTTGCCCGAGGGTACTTTGATCTACCCCGATCTGGCGGCCGTGGTGGCGACACTGGTATGA
- the glyS gene encoding glycine--tRNA ligase subunit beta — translation MKATLLIELLTEELPPKVLEKLSTTFANEVFAALKEQALLSENSVCTPYATPRRLAISITEVESQQADRVIERKGPAVSAGLDAAGTPTKALEGFMRSANVTLAQLQRLGDGKTEYFIARVEQKGKSLEEHLPEMVAQALKKLPVPKLMRWGDSEHQFVRPVHGFVVLHGKRIVPVEVLGLTSGNVTSGHRFMCSERVTIDNADDYEAILARDGRVIASFARRRESIVARLDDLSEQNAAIWVGHANFDLEKLLSMSNEERGVLSTLLDEVTGLVEWPEVYVGEFEKEYLDVPQECLILTMQQNQKYFPLLDAGTGKLLNKFLIVSNMQVSDPHHIIEGNQRVVRPRLSDARFFFNQDRKQKLESRVEKLGKVVYHNKLGSQLQRVERITTLAGIIARLLQADKANAELAARLCKADLITDMVGEFPELQGIIGRYYAFHDGEELEVANAIEAHYHPRFAGDSLPMGAVSCSVALADKLETIVGIYGIGQVPTGDKDPFGLRRQALGILRILIETPLDLPLPALLNATAENFPKGMLSTTVAADVEGFMMDRLRGYLRDRSFDISHIEAVLAVLNGRLHEVMPRLQAVRGFAAMDVAKDLAAANKRVQNIMRKNHEELGATMASATFDAGLMTDDAERNLHQAMTDIAPFVQGYFIRGEYGQNLKALVTLKSFVDDFFDQVMVMAEDQKLRINRALLLKQLGGLMNQVADISKLAA, via the coding sequence ATGAAAGCGACGTTACTGATCGAACTGCTCACGGAAGAGTTGCCGCCGAAGGTGCTGGAAAAACTCTCCACCACTTTTGCGAACGAAGTGTTTGCTGCCCTGAAAGAGCAGGCCTTGCTGAGCGAAAACAGCGTGTGCACGCCCTATGCCACGCCGCGCCGCCTCGCGATCAGCATCACCGAAGTCGAATCGCAGCAGGCCGACCGCGTCATCGAACGCAAAGGTCCGGCGGTCAGTGCCGGACTGGATGCCGCTGGCACGCCGACCAAGGCACTGGAAGGGTTCATGCGCTCGGCCAATGTCACGCTGGCGCAGTTGCAGCGCTTGGGCGACGGCAAGACGGAATACTTCATCGCTCGTGTTGAACAGAAGGGCAAGTCGCTGGAAGAGCACCTGCCGGAGATGGTTGCCCAGGCGCTGAAGAAGCTGCCGGTGCCCAAACTGATGCGCTGGGGCGATTCGGAGCATCAGTTCGTGCGTCCGGTGCATGGCTTTGTGGTGCTGCACGGCAAACGTATCGTACCGGTGGAGGTTCTGGGGCTGACCAGCGGTAACGTCACCAGCGGCCACCGTTTCATGTGCAGCGAACGGGTCACGATCGACAATGCGGACGACTACGAAGCAATCCTTGCGCGTGACGGGCGCGTAATCGCCAGTTTTGCGCGACGTCGCGAAAGCATCGTGGCGCGCCTGGACGACCTGTCCGAGCAGAACGCGGCGATCTGGGTAGGGCACGCCAATTTCGACCTGGAAAAACTGCTCTCCATGTCCAACGAAGAGCGCGGTGTGCTGAGCACGTTGCTGGACGAGGTGACAGGGCTGGTTGAATGGCCGGAGGTGTATGTCGGCGAGTTCGAGAAGGAATACCTCGACGTTCCGCAGGAATGCCTGATCCTCACCATGCAGCAGAACCAGAAATATTTCCCGCTGCTGGACGCAGGCACCGGTAAGCTACTGAACAAGTTTCTCATCGTGTCTAACATGCAGGTGAGCGATCCGCATCACATCATCGAAGGCAACCAGCGCGTGGTGCGCCCGCGTTTGTCCGATGCGCGCTTCTTCTTCAATCAGGATCGCAAACAGAAGCTGGAATCGCGCGTCGAGAAACTTGGCAAAGTCGTTTATCACAACAAACTGGGTTCGCAGTTGCAGCGCGTCGAACGCATCACCACGCTGGCCGGGATTATCGCTCGTCTGTTGCAGGCGGATAAAGCCAATGCGGAACTGGCGGCGCGCTTGTGCAAAGCCGACCTGATCACCGACATGGTCGGCGAGTTTCCCGAGCTGCAGGGCATCATCGGGCGCTACTACGCCTTTCACGACGGCGAAGAGCTGGAAGTGGCGAACGCCATCGAGGCACATTACCACCCGCGTTTCGCCGGAGACTCGTTACCCATGGGGGCGGTGTCATGCTCGGTGGCGCTGGCGGACAAACTGGAAACGATAGTCGGTATCTATGGAATCGGACAAGTCCCGACCGGCGACAAGGACCCGTTCGGTTTGCGGCGCCAGGCCCTGGGTATCCTGCGCATCCTGATCGAGACGCCGCTCGACCTGCCATTGCCGGCTCTGCTCAACGCGACGGCGGAAAATTTCCCCAAGGGGATGTTGAGCACGACAGTCGCGGCGGATGTGGAAGGTTTCATGATGGATCGCCTGCGCGGCTATCTGCGTGATCGCAGTTTCGACATATCGCATATCGAGGCCGTGCTGGCCGTGTTGAACGGCCGTCTGCACGAGGTGATGCCGCGCTTGCAGGCCGTGCGCGGCTTCGCTGCGATGGATGTGGCGAAGGACCTGGCGGCAGCGAACAAGCGCGTGCAGAACATCATGCGCAAGAACCACGAGGAGCTTGGCGCGACGATGGCGAGCGCGACATTCGATGCGGGTCTGATGACGGATGATGCCGAACGCAACCTGCACCAGGCGATGACGGATATCGCGCCGTTCGTGCAGGGCTATTTTATCCGCGGCGAATACGGGCAGAATCTGAAGGCGCTGGTGACGCTCAAGTCGTTTGTCGACGATTTCTTCGATCAGGTGATGGTCATGGCTGAAGACCAGAAGTTGCGTATCAACCGCGCGTTGCTGCTCAAGCAACTCGGCGGCCTGATGAATCAGGTTGCGGATATCTCGAAACTGGCAGCATGA
- the glyQ gene encoding glycine--tRNA ligase subunit alpha produces the protein MQTFGSDVTRAAHESSPQRGFGSDITRSAHESSPQRSFGSDITRPAHESSPKVGQGPTFQQVILTLQQFWDKQGCALLQPYDIEVGAGTFHTATFLRAIGPEPWRAAYVQPSRRPKDGRYGENPNRLQHYYQYQVVLKPSPDNIQELYLDSLRALGINTGEHDIRFVEDDWESPTLGAWGLGWEVWLDGMEVTQFTYFQEVGSLICKPVLGEITYGLERLAMYLQGVENVFDLVWTKNGDTVITYGDVYHQNEVEQSKYNFEHSNVEMLFRHFNEYESEAKRLMDAGLPLPGFEMVMKCSHTFNLLDARGAISVTERAAYIGKVRALARQVAQAYYDSREALGFPMARIGGKK, from the coding sequence ATGCAAACCTTTGGTTCCGACGTCACGCGCGCTGCGCATGAGTCTTCACCCCAACGGGGTTTTGGTTCCGACATCACGCGCTCTGCGCATGAGTCTTCACCCCAACGGAGTTTTGGTTCCGACATCACGCGCCCTGCGCATGAGTCTTCACCGAAAGTCGGCCAAGGGCCGACTTTTCAGCAAGTCATCCTGACGCTGCAGCAATTCTGGGACAAGCAGGGCTGCGCGTTGTTGCAGCCCTACGATATCGAGGTCGGCGCAGGCACGTTCCATACGGCAACCTTCCTGCGCGCGATCGGACCCGAGCCTTGGCGCGCTGCCTACGTGCAACCTTCGCGCCGCCCGAAAGACGGTCGTTACGGAGAGAACCCCAACCGCTTGCAGCATTACTACCAGTACCAGGTGGTACTGAAACCTTCTCCCGACAATATCCAGGAACTCTATCTCGATAGCCTGCGCGCGCTGGGCATTAACACCGGCGAGCACGATATCCGCTTCGTCGAGGACGATTGGGAATCGCCGACGCTGGGCGCCTGGGGGCTGGGCTGGGAAGTGTGGCTGGACGGCATGGAGGTGACGCAGTTCACCTATTTCCAGGAAGTCGGTTCGCTGATCTGCAAGCCGGTACTCGGTGAGATCACTTACGGTTTGGAGCGTCTGGCCATGTACCTGCAGGGCGTGGAGAACGTGTTCGACCTGGTGTGGACGAAGAACGGCGACACGGTCATCACCTACGGCGACGTGTATCACCAGAACGAAGTCGAGCAGTCCAAATACAACTTCGAGCATTCCAACGTCGAGATGCTGTTCCGTCATTTCAATGAATACGAATCCGAGGCGAAGCGCCTGATGGATGCAGGGCTGCCGCTGCCCGGTTTCGAGATGGTGATGAAGTGCTCGCATACCTTCAACTTGCTGGATGCGCGCGGTGCGATCTCGGTGACCGAACGCGCGGCCTACATCGGCAAAGTGCGCGCTCTGGCGCGGCAAGTGGCCCAGGCATATTACGATTCGCGCGAAGCATTGGGTTTCCCGATGGCAAGGATCGGGGGCAAGAAATGA
- a CDS encoding GIY-YIG nuclease family protein → MKPKNNTWVCYLLQCTDNTLYCGITNDLSKRLAAHNSGEGAKYTRGRTPVTLVYQEPCADKSSALKREREIKSLPRADKLALFC, encoded by the coding sequence ATGAAACCAAAGAACAACACCTGGGTCTGCTATCTCCTCCAATGCACCGACAACACCCTCTACTGCGGTATAACCAACGACCTAAGCAAACGCCTCGCCGCCCATAACTCTGGCGAAGGCGCCAAATATACCCGCGGCCGCACCCCGGTCACTTTGGTTTACCAGGAGCCCTGCGCCGACAAGTCCTCCGCGTTGAAGCGCGAGCGGGAGATCAAGTCCTTGCCGCGCGCGGACAAGCTTGCGCTGTTTTGCTGA
- a CDS encoding metallophosphoesterase: MQMQFGVPFRRPLFMIAVASLLFGCATPNKQLPAATRTAYVVMGENGTAVARLLTTDAQCPVIRFDTREVRMEPRAVPGSMPLRTTISAAADSKPSEFPIRVCEKSIPTDAQKATIGDISLPLPAAEIKRIVVIGDTGCRLKKGEAAYQACNDSDQYPFARVAAAAANWKPDLVIHVGDFLYRENQCPADNPGCAGSPWGYGWDAWRADFFEPAAALLKAAPWVMVRGNHESCVRAGQGWRRMIDPRPLLPGRDCNDTANDETGDYSDPYAVSLGGDAQLIVLDTSNTSSGVIPEGDIRQIKYRDMYGKLEKLSQQASYNIVANHHPILGFFASRDKQGKVTVWPGNQGVQSVFGAINPLIMPPRINALLSGHVHMWQEVSFSSPHPTQFVAGFSGTMEDVVPLPVELPRGATPAPGAVVEHHSSWVGGFGFMTMERTGTNQWEAKVWDTTGHQVNSCSMNGSHSACELVQVK; the protein is encoded by the coding sequence ATGCAAATGCAATTCGGCGTTCCGTTTCGTCGTCCGTTATTCATGATTGCGGTTGCGAGCCTTCTGTTCGGTTGCGCCACACCGAACAAGCAACTGCCTGCCGCTACACGCACTGCCTATGTCGTGATGGGAGAAAACGGAACAGCGGTTGCGCGGCTGCTGACCACAGATGCGCAATGTCCCGTCATTCGATTCGATACTCGCGAGGTACGGATGGAGCCGCGCGCAGTACCGGGTTCCATGCCATTGCGTACCACGATATCGGCGGCCGCCGATTCCAAACCGTCCGAGTTTCCGATTCGCGTTTGCGAGAAATCAATTCCCACCGATGCTCAGAAGGCAACCATCGGCGATATTTCACTGCCGCTGCCCGCAGCCGAGATCAAACGCATTGTCGTGATCGGAGACACGGGTTGTCGCCTGAAGAAAGGCGAGGCGGCATATCAGGCCTGCAACGATAGCGATCAATATCCATTCGCCAGGGTGGCAGCGGCGGCAGCAAACTGGAAACCCGACCTGGTGATCCATGTGGGAGATTTTCTCTATCGCGAAAATCAGTGTCCCGCAGACAATCCGGGCTGCGCGGGCAGCCCTTGGGGTTACGGCTGGGATGCATGGCGTGCCGATTTCTTCGAGCCCGCAGCAGCCTTGTTGAAAGCGGCGCCCTGGGTGATGGTCCGCGGCAATCACGAATCCTGCGTGCGTGCAGGGCAGGGCTGGCGGCGCATGATCGATCCGCGTCCCCTGCTGCCGGGACGCGATTGCAACGATACGGCCAACGACGAGACGGGTGACTACAGCGATCCCTATGCGGTTTCACTCGGCGGCGATGCGCAATTGATCGTGCTGGATACTTCAAATACTTCTTCGGGTGTGATCCCCGAAGGAGACATCCGCCAGATCAAATATCGCGATATGTATGGCAAGCTTGAGAAGCTGTCGCAGCAAGCGTCTTACAACATTGTGGCCAATCACCATCCGATACTTGGGTTTTTTGCCAGCCGGGACAAGCAGGGTAAAGTGACGGTGTGGCCGGGCAACCAGGGTGTGCAATCCGTATTCGGCGCCATCAATCCGCTGATCATGCCGCCACGCATCAACGCGCTGCTTTCTGGCCATGTTCATATGTGGCAGGAAGTCAGCTTTTCCAGTCCGCACCCCACACAGTTTGTGGCCGGCTTTTCCGGAACCATGGAAGACGTGGTTCCGCTGCCGGTCGAGCTTCCGCGCGGCGCCACACCGGCACCGGGTGCCGTGGTTGAACACCACAGTTCATGGGTCGGCGGTTTCGGCTTCATGACGATGGAACGCACAGGCACCAACCAGTGGGAGGCCAAGGTGTGGGATACCACAGGACATCAAGTCAATTCCTGCAGCATGAATGGCAGCCATTCAGCCTGTGAACTGGTGCAGGTCAAATAG
- a CDS encoding energy transducer TonB — protein MAGNSRYQFQAVGLAALIEFGLLAGAAIALASTSSTKPVLSGSETISLVNEDPQTPVPKPKPQLQPQPKAQPKPQVAPEEPKPELPQVAEAQANAFTEPTPPPPVAVAGNAEPSAEYAAKVRAAVQAAQFLPPAAYSLHYTGRVKVEFHMRDKVPSAVRVLVGSGMGMIDRVALQSVQNAKYPEPPPEIQGSDHVYQVWVEFRRE, from the coding sequence ATGGCCGGGAATAGTCGTTATCAATTTCAGGCCGTTGGGCTGGCGGCCCTGATTGAATTCGGTCTGCTGGCGGGGGCGGCGATCGCCTTGGCCAGCACGTCCTCGACGAAGCCGGTGCTATCCGGTTCCGAGACCATCTCGCTCGTGAATGAAGACCCGCAGACGCCTGTTCCGAAGCCGAAGCCGCAATTGCAGCCACAACCCAAGGCGCAGCCGAAACCGCAAGTGGCTCCCGAAGAGCCCAAGCCGGAATTGCCGCAAGTAGCGGAAGCGCAGGCAAATGCATTTACCGAACCCACTCCGCCCCCGCCTGTTGCTGTGGCAGGCAATGCCGAACCCAGCGCAGAATATGCGGCGAAAGTCCGGGCTGCGGTGCAGGCGGCGCAATTCCTACCTCCGGCAGCGTACAGCCTGCATTACACAGGACGCGTGAAGGTGGAGTTCCACATGCGCGATAAAGTGCCCAGTGCAGTCCGCGTGCTGGTTGGCAGCGGTATGGGCATGATAGACCGGGTCGCGTTGCAGTCCGTGCAAAATGCGAAGTATCCCGAGCCGCCACCCGAAATTCAGGGCAGCGATCATGTTTATCAGGTTTGGGTTGAGTTCCGTCGCGAATAG
- a CDS encoding biopolymer transporter ExbD, producing MRYLETRKARIEIIPMIDIMLFLLVFFAMLTLRMIPSSGHVTKLPTSSTAVAIPHPKLLVEINPDGSLQVENHTLTPAQLTELLHQRDSSKTAVTIAGSDTSSLQQVMTVIDAIKAGGATEVGLATRTAAGK from the coding sequence ATGAGGTATCTGGAAACACGCAAGGCCAGGATCGAGATCATTCCGATGATCGACATCATGCTTTTTCTGCTGGTCTTTTTTGCGATGCTCACGTTGCGCATGATTCCGAGTTCCGGTCATGTGACCAAGCTGCCGACAAGCTCCACTGCCGTTGCGATCCCGCACCCGAAGTTGCTGGTTGAAATCAATCCGGACGGTTCCCTGCAGGTGGAAAACCATACCCTGACTCCCGCGCAATTGACGGAACTGCTGCACCAGCGCGACAGCAGCAAAACCGCAGTGACGATCGCCGGCAGCGATACTTCTTCGCTGCAACAGGTCATGACTGTCATCGATGCAATCAAGGCGGGTGGCGCAACCGAAGTCGGGCTTGCTACCCGCACTGCTGCGGGCAAATAA
- a CDS encoding MotA/TolQ/ExbB proton channel family protein — MNISHILELANASGGTLYLMLLLLLVALTVIIERTRYLSNMQHGGEQLIAMLKEGAQKATLALPEKLAQLPHANLFTTLQNEPVSNADRATLDGHLEEVIMHEVPTLDRSLWMLDTVITLAPLLGLFGTIIGMFNAFHALGDVQNDATQVTGGIAEALIATASGLFIAMVGLVFFNALHTRVRIILHQLETIKIMMLNRHDQFRTQAAPARCAVEVLHTQARA, encoded by the coding sequence ATGAATATTTCACACATACTTGAACTTGCAAACGCTTCGGGCGGCACACTTTATTTGATGCTGCTGCTGTTGCTGGTCGCGCTCACCGTGATCATCGAACGCACCCGCTATCTATCCAACATGCAGCATGGCGGCGAACAACTGATCGCAATGCTGAAAGAAGGAGCGCAGAAAGCAACCCTGGCTTTGCCGGAAAAGCTCGCGCAACTCCCGCATGCGAATCTGTTCACCACCCTGCAAAACGAGCCTGTCAGCAATGCGGACCGCGCCACGCTAGATGGACATCTGGAAGAGGTGATCATGCACGAGGTGCCCACGTTGGACCGTTCGCTCTGGATGCTGGATACGGTGATCACGCTGGCGCCACTGCTGGGATTGTTCGGCACGATCATCGGCATGTTCAACGCGTTTCATGCGCTGGGCGATGTCCAGAACGATGCAACGCAGGTGACGGGCGGCATCGCCGAGGCGCTGATCGCCACGGCATCCGGCTTGTTCATCGCCATGGTCGGCCTGGTGTTCTTCAATGCCCTGCATACCCGTGTACGCATCATCTTGCACCAGCTCGAAACGATCAAGATCATGATGTTGAACCGTCACGACCAATTCAGGACCCAGGCAGCACCGGCTCGCTGTGCAGTTGAAGTGCTTCATACCCAGGCGAGGGCATGA
- a CDS encoding TonB-dependent receptor yields MQVSFDFKMKHLTQLILCAALVTAAQGSFADDVVDLGTVQNTAAADDSAAKAKDTAAYQAPTKGSLIATQPQSVISQHYIQENASAASNFSDIVNIAPSVFSVDPNGPGLMETQSLTMRGFQNGQYNVTFDGIPWGDSNDFTQHTTSYFMQQDIGNVVVDRGPGDASNIGNATFGGTIAVNSKDPMQEANTNLYASLGSFNTRLFGAQLDTGVLKNDGDASAFVDYKNLTSDGYLTNAGQRRENVFFKLSKPISDNTVLTFVTMQNKLHQNVALGTTAANIQKYGANFGLNNDPTSQDYAGYNYDDITSDFEYLDLKSQQGDLTVDNKLYTYAYYHNGFNGVDPGLGQANGTSYGANNVPGQMMTMNYRSVGDMLRMSEAMGAGKLDFGAWVDYQTNNRWQKEVDFSLGQAINPAGGGVNGVDRNMRDSLTTIQPYVQYEWKASEALTVTPGLKYVSFNRMMDATVNQGATGAPLNTSQTWTKALPTLTAHYMIQPEWSAYAQYAQGMLAPNINAFYPKGGTTATLPSQLAPEQSTNYQLGTTWASKRLTLSGDVYMVDFSNQNTGTPCGIYTCFNNTGGVKYNGVESEGTYVLGQGMSLYGNYAINNYSMSTAGGTLQNVPKNTATAGLIYNQGPAYASLIAKEVGQRYSGTDYSVNPNGNPISMGSYTIVNFASSYTFSKDDGLGKNTKVGFQINNLLNKNSIFASFANDASAAQNPMFYTIPTRSFMVSLSADM; encoded by the coding sequence ATGCAAGTCAGCTTTGATTTCAAAATGAAACACCTTACGCAATTGATATTGTGCGCAGCACTGGTAACTGCCGCGCAAGGATCGTTCGCCGATGACGTCGTCGATCTGGGTACAGTACAAAACACCGCAGCCGCCGATGACTCTGCAGCAAAAGCCAAAGATACTGCGGCCTATCAGGCACCAACCAAAGGTTCCCTGATTGCGACCCAGCCACAGTCCGTGATCAGCCAGCATTACATTCAGGAAAACGCGTCCGCCGCGTCCAATTTTTCCGACATCGTGAATATCGCTCCCAGCGTGTTCAGCGTCGACCCCAACGGCCCAGGCCTGATGGAAACCCAGAGCCTGACCATGCGCGGCTTCCAGAACGGACAATACAACGTCACCTTCGACGGGATCCCCTGGGGCGACTCTAACGACTTCACACAACACACCACGTCCTATTTCATGCAGCAGGATATCGGCAATGTCGTCGTCGATCGCGGTCCCGGCGATGCCAGCAATATCGGCAATGCCACCTTCGGCGGTACGATCGCCGTCAATTCCAAGGATCCGATGCAGGAAGCGAATACCAACCTCTATGCATCCCTCGGCAGCTTCAACACGCGCCTGTTCGGCGCGCAATTGGATACCGGTGTCTTGAAGAACGACGGCGACGCGAGCGCGTTCGTCGATTACAAGAATCTGACCTCGGACGGCTACCTGACCAACGCCGGCCAGCGCCGCGAAAACGTCTTCTTCAAATTGTCCAAGCCAATCTCGGACAATACCGTGCTGACCTTTGTAACGATGCAGAACAAGCTGCATCAGAACGTGGCTTTGGGTACGACCGCAGCCAATATTCAAAAATACGGAGCGAATTTCGGGCTTAACAACGATCCGACCAGCCAGGACTACGCTGGATATAACTACGACGACATTACCTCCGACTTCGAATACCTCGATCTGAAATCCCAGCAGGGCGACCTGACGGTGGACAACAAGCTTTACACCTATGCCTACTACCATAACGGATTCAACGGCGTTGACCCCGGCCTTGGCCAGGCGAACGGCACAAGTTACGGTGCAAACAATGTTCCGGGACAGATGATGACCATGAACTACAGGTCAGTCGGCGACATGCTGCGCATGTCCGAGGCCATGGGGGCAGGCAAACTGGACTTCGGCGCGTGGGTCGATTACCAGACCAACAACCGCTGGCAGAAGGAAGTCGATTTCTCGCTGGGACAGGCAATCAATCCGGCAGGCGGCGGCGTGAACGGCGTAGACCGGAATATGAGGGATAGCTTGACTACCATCCAGCCCTATGTGCAGTACGAGTGGAAAGCATCCGAAGCGTTGACCGTGACGCCAGGCCTGAAGTATGTGTCGTTTAACCGCATGATGGATGCGACCGTGAATCAGGGTGCAACCGGCGCTCCGCTGAACACTTCACAGACTTGGACCAAGGCCTTGCCGACGTTGACTGCTCACTACATGATCCAGCCGGAATGGTCGGCTTATGCACAGTATGCGCAAGGCATGCTGGCACCGAACATCAACGCGTTCTATCCTAAAGGAGGAACGACTGCGACGCTTCCCTCGCAACTCGCTCCCGAACAATCGACGAACTACCAGCTCGGCACGACCTGGGCCAGCAAGCGCCTGACCCTTTCCGGCGATGTCTACATGGTCGACTTCTCCAACCAGAACACCGGCACGCCTTGCGGTATCTATACCTGTTTCAACAATACAGGTGGCGTGAAGTACAACGGTGTCGAAAGCGAAGGCACCTACGTTCTGGGGCAGGGGATGAGCCTGTACGGCAACTATGCCATCAACAACTACTCCATGAGTACAGCCGGCGGAACATTGCAAAATGTGCCCAAGAACACGGCAACCGCAGGACTGATCTACAACCAGGGGCCGGCTTACGCATCCCTGATTGCCAAGGAGGTTGGGCAGCGTTATAGCGGCACGGATTACAGCGTGAATCCAAATGGCAATCCCATCTCTATGGGGAGCTACACCATCGTGAACTTTGCCTCAAGCTATACATTTAGTAAGGATGACGGTTTGGGCAAGAACACAAAGGTCGGTTTCCAGATCAATAACCTGCTCAACAAGAACAGCATCTTTGCATCGTTCGCCAATGACGCAAGCGCCGCACAGAATCCGATGTTCTACACAATACCGACACGCAGCTTCATGGTGTCGCTGTCGGCTGATATGTAA
- a CDS encoding ATP-binding protein: MISLKRQLIVWALGLFTVVGLLAGGISYLLALQDANVLLDHQLLLVAGSIDEGSQLPAMQAKYLGESKEEQESDFVIQVWYENEKVRSSHPDFELLKGNATGYLNVSLHGQKWRAYTIVYPDRTVQVSQSHEVRRKIATNAALRALIPIAGLYPLSWVLVVFGVGHILKPLAIVTKAATQRDASSLDPLPTEHLPTEIAPLVTEMNGLILRVRETIDTQRHFMLDAAHELRTPLAALQLQIENLSQRRSQEDLEARIAELKSGIQRASHLVGQLLHMARYGAEKQTIRTDLDLGKLVKSCIGDFIPIAEKRRIDLGMIHDEPALIRANAGDLRILFNNLLDNAIRYTPEGGRIDVSIVVSGQKARVEILDNGPGIPEALLPRVFDRFFRVGGHEIEGSGIGLAIVTAIATQESAEISLSNRQDGSGLLAAVSFNLSMSPA, encoded by the coding sequence ATGATCTCACTGAAACGGCAACTTATCGTCTGGGCGCTCGGGCTTTTCACCGTAGTGGGGCTGCTTGCGGGCGGAATTTCCTATTTGCTCGCACTTCAGGATGCCAATGTCCTTCTCGATCATCAGTTGCTTCTGGTTGCCGGAAGTATCGACGAGGGTTCGCAGTTGCCTGCAATGCAGGCCAAATATCTGGGTGAAAGCAAGGAAGAGCAGGAGTCCGATTTCGTGATTCAGGTCTGGTACGAAAATGAGAAAGTGCGTTCATCGCACCCGGACTTCGAACTGCTGAAGGGAAATGCCACGGGGTATTTGAATGTGTCGCTGCACGGGCAAAAATGGAGAGCGTACACCATCGTGTACCCGGACCGTACAGTGCAGGTTTCCCAATCGCATGAGGTGCGTCGCAAGATCGCCACCAATGCGGCGTTGCGCGCATTGATTCCCATAGCCGGGCTGTATCCCCTGTCATGGGTGCTTGTTGTGTTCGGGGTCGGACACATTCTGAAGCCATTGGCCATAGTGACCAAAGCGGCAACGCAACGTGACGCTTCCAGCCTGGACCCGCTTCCCACAGAACACCTCCCGACAGAAATCGCGCCCCTGGTTACCGAAATGAACGGCCTGATTTTGCGTGTGCGGGAAACGATAGATACGCAACGGCATTTCATGCTGGATGCAGCGCATGAATTGCGCACCCCGCTTGCCGCACTGCAATTGCAGATCGAGAACCTGTCGCAAAGGCGCTCGCAGGAAGACCTTGAAGCACGGATCGCGGAATTGAAATCAGGCATACAGCGTGCGTCGCATCTTGTCGGGCAATTGTTGCACATGGCCCGATACGGGGCTGAAAAGCAGACGATCCGGACCGACCTGGATTTGGGCAAACTTGTGAAATCCTGCATCGGTGATTTCATACCCATCGCCGAAAAGCGCCGCATTGATCTCGGCATGATTCACGATGAGCCTGCACTTATCCGGGCCAATGCGGGCGACCTGCGCATCCTGTTCAATAACCTTCTTGATAATGCCATTCGCTATACACCGGAAGGCGGGCGGATCGATGTCAGCATTGTGGTTTCGGGCCAGAAGGCCAGGGTTGAAATCCTGGATAACGGCCCGGGAATTCCGGAGGCACTACTCCCGCGCGTATTCGATCGATTCTTCCGGGTAGGTGGCCATGAAATCGAAGGAAGCGGTATCGGGCTTGCCATCGTGACTGCGATTGCAACCCAGGAATCTGCCGAAATCAGCTTGAGCAACAGACAGGATGGGAGCGGCCTGCTTGCGGCGGTCTCATTCAATCTATCGATGTCACCCGCCTGA